In Glycine max cultivar Williams 82 chromosome 4, Glycine_max_v4.0, whole genome shotgun sequence, the genomic stretch GCATTGGCTCCTACACTAGGAGGCATTGTTCCTGCCATTGGTGGTGGATTTGCTGCTGCAGCAACTGCTACAGGATCTGCTGGTGGATCTGTGGTTGTTGCTGCATCGTTTGGAGGTGTGGAGGAGTAAATTTGGGTTATATACGTTGTGAAAGCATTCATCATCAATAGAACAACtagaaatatatacatataaccTAAATATATTTGTGGCGAGTGGGACTTTGACAGTTATTCAATGTTGGTGAAGTGGGAGAATATTACtagaaagaaagagatgaaaTATCCATCAACCtaagaaaagtaaaagcatCATTTGGAAGCTTCAAATCAATATTTTGAAGACAACTCAAAGATCTTGGTGAAACCGGGAAATATTGCTAGGAAGGGAGAACGAATGCCCATCAACTTAAGTAAATCCAAAGTAAGTTTTGATCTTCTTAAAATCAAGATTTGGAAGCTTCAAACAAAGCGTGGAAacccaaaattatttaaactgaATAGACAAAATCGTTATAAATAGCTAGCGAAGTGAGAGAAGTCACGACAAATATGCCGGAAAAGGACAGCCACAAAATAGGCaaccaaaaagttttatttttgtcgTAGCCAGCAGGTGTAGAAGCCATTGGAGAAAATAGGGTGCGCACAAAAAGAACCTGCAActaaaaagaagcaaaaaacaCCAAGCCTGGAGATGGGGTCCACATGGATCTCGGAACATGGTGAAACTCCTGAGGTGGGGTCGCACCAGGGAGGCGAGATCATAGCAGGAAGCGTTGCCGAAAAGGACGTCGTACGCACTGGCGAAAGGTGTTGTTTGGCGCATCAAAGGGGTCGCGCGTGAGAGCTTTTTCGCCAACGTGGTAGGCCGCCCTACGTAGATCGGTAAAAGGCACGCCAGAAAAAAGGGTGTTAGGCCAGAAACGTCACTGGGAAGTCGCCAAAACACTGCTGGTGGCTGGCCAAAAAATGATGTAGAGTTCGTTGCAAAAGTGCGACGAGTAGAAGGGCTCACCGGAAGAAGGATGGCGAGCGAAATGGCTCACCAGGGATAGTGGGTCGTCGGAAAAGTGACGGCAGTCAGTGGTGACCGAAAAAGTCACTGGAAAAGGAGCAGCAAGTAGAAGGGTCCACTGGAATGCAGAAAACAAAGGGAAGAAGTTCGTCGGAAAAGGTGCGgcgaatatgaatataaagttCCATCAGGAACAATAGGGTCACTCGTGGAGGactattttttgttattctcTCAACCTGATTCTAGATATCAAACTGAGAAATATTTGTGTAAAAATCGTGTGTTAAAGTACATAACAAATACTTTATTACATAATGGTCATCAcaataaatactaataataagatgaatttttaactaattcttACGAGTAGACACAATTTTTTCACAACAATTCTTATAATCTACGACATAGGCAGGAAGAGGagagaaaaatgataaataattaaaatgagtaATGCGATGgagataagagaaaaaaatgaattataaaatatttgagaaTGTCCTGTAAGTGTAATATAACTCAAATCTTATTATACCTGGAATTAGAACAAGGATAATAACTATTTCACTGAAAGGTGGTAATAGATTCTTATGATATGACAGTCAATGGTTACTATTTACTAAGATGCCCGGTCAGAATTTATTTACTAGCATCGATCGTAGTCTGATATTCTAATCTCACGTCATTAGTTTACATTGTTAAGGACAAAATAGGCAAGTGGGAAATTAGATGAAtaatctgaaaagaaaattaatttacattgtTTGTTACATCAAAGTAATGAAAATATTCCAAGTATAACTCATTCTCACTCTAGCTCCCTTATCCGAAAACGTGAAACCGGAAGGAAATGCACgacttttcattcatttttcacTTCTACAAATCATACTCATTAGAGACCAAAAGCtcgtaaatttattttcaaatatttttgcaTTCACAGTTTACTCTCTCAAGGATTAGCAGGAATCCAACCTGTACGTTGATCTTCCTGGGATTGAGAATGTAAGCTGTTTTCCATCCTATGCTCAATGCAACAGTTTATTTAGCAACGATTTATTGCTTGAAGGTGCCATCATTTTTTGTTGCTTTGCAGGTTGATGTGACACAACTTATAGAAGGCCATTCTTCCTACTTGCGGATGACAAAAAATCCTGGAGCAGCTTGAATTGGACAACTGTTGTGCTGTTTTCAAAAGTGGACAAGAAAATCAACAGGAAGAAGAGTTAGATTAAAGTAGTTATGAATTGTAAATGTCATAACATATTCGATAGGCTGCCATGTGAAGGATAGTTAACAATAAACCATATAAATACAAGCGTCATAGTGTTTTGTAAATTACTCTCAATTAGTGAATAAAAGAGTTctcagttttttatttttgtttttctctttctctcattcTGTGAAACTTTGTGAGTGAGTATGTATGGGACTACGGGAGTGTTCCAACAAACAATAGTGCTCCAACACCTTGAACTAGCttcattttatttccttttctctttattcttCCACCCTTATCTCCACCTATCTTTGTTTTGCTGAGAGATTATTTTCAAGCTATTTTTCCTCTAGGCTAATGCCTGTTGATTTGTTATAGATACATGCAATACGGTTACGTCTTTTTTGGTAGTGGGTTGGAAACCaaagttaaaaaagaagaaaaagactgGCTTCTAAGGAAAGCCACACCCGAACTATCAACTACCAAAAGATGACTAAGACATGGAGAGGGAAGTGTTGAAGATCTTTATGCTGTCTtcattataattctttttttttttttctcttcttcaaaaaccaaatggaattttagagaaaaaaaagctaatttttttttgttttaatatagaAAACTAAAGggaaagaatttaaaaaaaaaaacacaattttaggAGTTGACACCAAGATAGTGAATCATTATATAAAAGTTACAAAAGAATGATTAGCTATAACTACATAATCAACTTATTGCATCAACATGGTGTgatcaattaataaataattttattctttaagcatgtgataaaaaatttcatcttaAATTTGTGCATATGGACCCTGTTTCATGTAGCGGCATGTAAGGCTCTACGAGAATCAACTTTACCTTATACTGACATATATAAATGGTTAAAATGGACCCAGACACTGTATAATTAAGTAGcaataacaaaaaacaaaacactgtATAAGTAGAATTAGATAAAGGTACTCGATCTAGGTATGTGAATTGACTCGCAAAGCACATAATTTGTGATGAGTTGGATCTTAAAAGTGTATGACTCATTTAAATGTTAGCATATAGTAAGAGTTggtttgtataattcatgagttgagtttgaaaatgaattttagtcattcatataaataaatttatttttaatgataaaaaacacAATTGAACACATTTCTTTTCAAACAAAAAGTACACCTTAACCTTGATGGGAAAAAACAGGCCAATACAATAACAactctataataataataataaatggtgAAAATAAATTCTCTCAAACTTGTAAGAACATGAGAGAAACACTAATAAAGTATAGAACACAAAATAGATGAAAACATAGATACAATTTGTTTAACGTGACAAATCTCGCTTTCTAGTAGGTATGCGaaaatcacaataattttctgtctcattttttatttttttcaatgattTGTAACTATTTTGTGCTATTAATTGAGTCTCTCTCACTATATCTCACTATATGTGTTTATCTCTAATCTAACTCCTCTCCACTTaaataagtgaaataaaatgGATCTTTTTATTTAAACCTTTCTCCGCACGGGAAGGGagaaaaaaacccaaaaaacctaaatataatattatggaTGGCAGTCTATTATCAGAAACTAACAAGGGATGACCCGTGTGCAGTGTTAGTGGGAGAGGTTTGGGGACAACCGGGGTTGCACTGCCTTCCAAGTACTAAAACATATATTTGCAAGTGGCTCGAGTGGGGACAAAGTGAGTACTAAGGCATCCTATAACATCTTATACTTTTCATTGGGTGGGAACGGATGATGTTGAGTTGTTGATCCGACATAGTAATAAAATTGTCACAACTCACAACTACTACTGCATGCCTATATAAATATATGCTTTAAAAGCGTAGGGGTGCCTATAGTACAAAATATCGTTTTCTGTGGTGTGCTAAATTGAACGATGAAGACTGGCTTGAGAAGAAGTTCTCGGGTACTCTGTCTAATCCTTGCAATTGTTGGGCTTATTAGATGTGACAATGAGGTCATAAATGGCAACGCTTCTTCTAGTCCTAGTCAAGCCAGCAATGCCACATTTCTAACTTTTCCTAGTCAAGTAATAAATGAAGtagtaaaagaaaaacacaacagctcctacaacaataataataaagtccACGTCAAGAGTACTAGTTGGTATTATGGAGGAAGTGGAGGCGGAGGAGGTGGAGGTGGAAGTGGTGGAGGGTGGAAATGTGGTAAAAGGAAGGGAGGTGGAAGAGGAGCACATCATTATCAATATAAACCATATAATAAGAAAGGGATGTTAGATGAGAAAGAATATAGGGTGGGGGAGTATGCAGAATGAATGGGAAGAACCCGATGCCAGGGCATGAGGTTGGAATGCTCTCTTCATTGTAGTGGACCTCGTTACCATGATTGTCACCATATGTGTAAGGCCTATTGTCGCCGACCCTGAAAATCAATGCTAGCTCAAACCAACAATTCTCAAAATTTGCACGAATCACTCCTCCATGTTTAGTTTCTGTATGTAGGTACCAAAGGCTTTATACAGTTGACaatgatttcaaaattttagcGCATATCTAGTACTAATTACTAGTAAACCATTTCGTATAAGTTGacattcctaatttttttttacatcctttgttatatatacactttttttttcttctgttgtaTGATGTATCTCTTTTTTCTGGATATTGATGAGCATTTGGTGTCTAAGgatattttttacactttttttatattgctTGTGTTtcgttttctttcattttcttagaAATATTTAGGACAATTTTTTGACAAGGAATTTTTTAAGTTTGCGGTGACTGACCTAGAGTGAGGACACAGGTTTTTAAATTCAAGGAACGTTTACGGAAAATACTTATAATAGTCGTATTATAGTGAATCCTATCAAGCTTGTACTTAATAGATGCTATTCGCTAAACAATAGCATCGTCGTCAGATGTTATAGATGACGATGAACTCTTGCCACTGCATATATTCAAGCTTTTTGGCTTATTTGAAATCTATCAAATCTCACATTGAATCCGTCTATTATAGAGTAAATTGGTATATTAGAGAATACAGGGATCAAGGAGTACGGATTTATTTCGACTtgtgattttgaattaatattaaatatgtaattatattaaatatttaatttttttattatcgtctacaataattttatcttattcgAATAAATTATCACGGTAAAAAGTAATTATGGTCTAAAAAAGTATATCTTTGATCGCAATTTTATtggtaaattaaaaatcaaagctACAAATATGGAATCATACTGTTTTAGTGATTAGTGTGTCAGGTCATCCACTATGTAAAATTGATTAAGACCAAACAAAGTCCACAACCATGTTAGAACATTAGGACTGCAGAATATGTGGAGAACGTAGCAGAGGGTTCCTCTCCATTGGATAATTTTGCAAAGTATATATACATAGTACGTGATTCACCACACTCCGCATGCGGAATCTTTACCTTTTGTGGGGgggaaaaaaatagtaattaagctttttctttttaagataaGATACATTCATTCGCCAAAGCCAAACGAAATATCAATATTTGTTTTACTgaatcaatatattattttataaataaaaggttcttttttatttttaatgtaactATAAAGTGTAAATGTCTTTTTACATTAAGATTTGGCTTAAATATGAAGATACTTTAcgtaagttattgttttttcattttacaaatCTGACGTATAGTAAATttgttatctttaattttataataattatttttaaaatgcatacaaaaaaatatttaagacttATTAATGGTGtgtaaaaacatttatattatatatctattaaattcaatatatttaaaGACATGATCGCATTAAGTTTAAGGATCTTTTTCATTTACAAGTTATATGTTATTCAACTTCTCTATTAAACTTATCTTCACATTATCAAATTTCATATTtactcaaaatataattaaatctatttttttaaaaaaataatgtgattaGACCATTACTAAATTAACTAGTACGCACTTTCACTAATTACATATTCCAATAAGAAAAAGAGCAAATCCTATTAGAAATAGGAAATTTACCAAGCTATTTGTTATAACCTAATCTCAAATAATTGATAgagttaacataattttatttactttaattaatCGATTTAAAGGTttgatctttaaaatatttgactgaaaatttatttaaaaagttattttataatcaGATCTTCTAACTTTAAGTAAGTCAAAATgatgtataaataattaatgaacttatacttttaaataaataaataatttcaaatattgaagtaaaaatttaatttattattaatgtaaGTTGATTAACTGAATTTAAATtgcttttaatttgaaattattgaaattaagttaaatatgtttaattaaataGTAACTTTTAACCTAACCTAAATAAAGGACAAGGTGATCTTCTTTTTTGGATAGCAAGGACAAGATGATCTGTTTCCATTACtatcatttatttgttaaaaatccaATCGTCACGTGCACTTTTCGTAAATCAACTCCgttaattaagcacagagatTATAATAATGCCAATAGTTGTCAGCATTTATATGCAAAATTGTGAATGTAAAAAGTAATGGAATCATTAAATCACaccatttaaaattcaattctcAAATAGGTTAAAAATAGgaacaaattaatataaaaataaaagataattctTGCCTTATAAGTTATGTTAAActtaaacttatattttaatataatatcagATTTTGAGATAGactcaaattcatattttaaaataaaataaaatgaaaaagctATTATCATTTAACCTAGCTTGCAACACACTTTGCCCTTCCTTAGTCTATGGAGtgattctaatatttttttggtagaaatgagagaaataaaatagatgaaaataaaaatataaaaattaaaaatatgtgaaagataaattgaaaaataaggataagtaaaaaaaatgaaaaatagagaTATTTGGTTCGAGAGAAGCAAAcaacaaatgaagaaaaaaataaagagatatgtaaaacaggtaaaaaataatataatgagaATTCCAaccaatttcaaaattatttgttcTCTAATTCTCATTTATCAAACACTAACACTTGTTTTCATCTCTCCAAAAGTATTTATCTCTTCTAAACCAAACAAGTTGTAAGAGTTTCATGTCAGTTATTTGTTTAGTTTATTGAACTCTGTTTAATGAATTTCTAatctcttaaaaatattattgaaaataatgtaaaagttttcaaacatttttaatttttaattaaaccttaaatttctttagttaatattgaatataatatattatatgtaaatcaaacttgtttgattttaaaatttactagtatatttaaaaactaaaaactgaaAACTTTATAACATCCGAATAGAACAAGAATTATAATCTCATCATGTGAAGGAGAGGAAGACAAAGTAGTCGCTTCTGACTTTTTAGAGGTCCACTTTATGCTGATCGATTAGATATATAGTTTCTTAACGCATAGACATTATATTGCAGGATAACTGGAAAAGTTAGGTTCACTGTGTTAGCGACTTTAAGCTGTTGGTAAGGACACGCACGTGCAAACTTCAAGACACAAATTTGACGTTCTGCTATTCATCCTCTAAAATCAGATTCGCCACCGCCAataacatgttatatatatgtatatatatcctAGGGTGAGAGTAGTAAAAGTGTGAGATtcacaaaaaatttgaaaatttcttttttatttgaagtcAACCAAATCATGCATAACTCTCTCCATGAAGATTCTTTGGTGGCCGGTTATGAACTAATTGAA encodes the following:
- the LOC102661078 gene encoding homeobox protein Hox-B3, yielding MKTGLRRSSRVLCLILAIVGLIRCDNEVINGNASSSPSQASNATFLTFPSQVINEVVKEKHNSSYNNNNKVHVKSTSWYYGGSGGGGGGGGSGGGWKCGKRKGGGRGAHHYQYKPYNKKGMLDEKEYRVGEYAE